In a single window of the Niabella ginsenosidivorans genome:
- a CDS encoding FAD-dependent oxidoreductase, whose product MDRDAFTTTPWQDNFEIRIPQSPDTKAPFDVIIAGAGITGITTGLFLQQAGKKCLILEAHTVCFGTSSATTAHLNTVLDTSYPELIKKFGTASSRLVAQGAKEAIGLIKEHIKAYEIDCDFEEKKGYLYAQNEKEDDELGKMLEGMRTAGIEAAPGSSIPLPVPFTTAIQFPGQAQLHPLKYLKALLHQFLEAGGAIRTGAPVQKVVQKEGIQEVYSANGRYSAADVVYATHIPPGINLLHFRCAPYRSYVLGIRLADHSYPDALVYDIEDPYHYFRTARHQGAPLLIVGGCDHKTGHADNTGQLFRELEAYAAKFFRIASIPYRWSSQYYEPADGLPYIGRLPGNNDHLYTATGYSGNGMIFGTLAGRILCNLITGNDNPYKTLLAPSRIKPVAGFSNFIKENADVVRHFIGDRLSVEVPEAFAGLGIGEGRVVKQGGQPIAVYKNEEGNIFALDPVCPHAGCLVQWNNAERSWDCPCHGSRFDSTGAVLNGPSQKKLRQLNR is encoded by the coding sequence ATGGACAGAGACGCTTTTACCACCACCCCCTGGCAGGACAATTTCGAGATCCGTATTCCTCAAAGCCCGGATACAAAAGCGCCATTCGACGTCATTATTGCTGGCGCAGGGATCACGGGCATTACAACGGGTTTATTCTTACAACAGGCCGGAAAAAAATGCCTGATCCTTGAAGCGCATACGGTTTGCTTTGGCACTTCTTCCGCTACCACAGCACATCTGAATACCGTTCTGGACACCTCCTATCCGGAGCTTATTAAAAAATTCGGAACAGCGAGCTCCCGGCTGGTGGCACAAGGCGCTAAAGAGGCTATTGGCCTGATTAAAGAACATATAAAAGCATACGAGATCGATTGTGATTTTGAAGAAAAAAAGGGTTATTTATATGCGCAAAACGAAAAGGAAGATGATGAGCTGGGAAAAATGCTGGAAGGGATGCGCACGGCAGGGATCGAAGCAGCGCCCGGCTCTTCAATCCCGTTACCGGTACCTTTTACAACAGCTATACAATTTCCGGGGCAGGCGCAGTTGCATCCTTTAAAATATTTAAAGGCCTTATTGCATCAATTCCTGGAGGCGGGAGGAGCAATAAGAACGGGAGCCCCGGTTCAGAAAGTTGTGCAAAAGGAAGGAATCCAGGAAGTATATTCTGCGAACGGCAGGTATAGCGCGGCAGACGTCGTATACGCTACCCATATTCCTCCGGGCATCAACCTGCTGCATTTCCGGTGTGCCCCTTACCGCTCCTATGTTCTGGGAATCCGGCTTGCAGATCATTCCTACCCCGATGCGCTGGTCTATGATATAGAAGATCCCTATCATTATTTCAGAACGGCCCGGCACCAGGGAGCGCCGCTGTTGATTGTGGGCGGCTGCGACCATAAAACCGGGCATGCGGACAATACCGGACAGCTCTTTCGTGAACTGGAAGCCTATGCTGCAAAGTTTTTCCGGATAGCATCTATCCCCTACCGGTGGTCGTCACAGTATTATGAACCTGCCGACGGGTTGCCTTATATCGGCCGGTTGCCCGGGAACAACGATCACCTGTATACAGCAACCGGCTATAGCGGGAACGGGATGATCTTTGGCACGCTGGCCGGCCGCATTCTTTGCAATCTTATTACCGGCAATGACAACCCTTATAAGACCTTGCTGGCTCCATCCCGCATTAAGCCAGTGGCGGGCTTCAGCAATTTTATTAAAGAAAACGCGGACGTGGTGCGGCATTTTATAGGAGACCGCTTATCTGTGGAAGTACCGGAAGCATTTGCAGGGCTTGGCATCGGGGAAGGGCGTGTGGTCAAACAGGGAGGTCAACCGATCGCCGTTTACAAAAATGAAGAAGGCAACATCTTTGCATTGGACCCTGTATGTCCACATGCCGGCTGCCTGGTGCAGTGGAACAATGCAGAGCGGAGCTGGGATTGTCCCTGCCACGGATCCCGTTTTGATAGTACAGGCGCGGTATTGAACGGACCGTCTCAAAAAAAATTACGGCAGTTAAACAGATGA
- a CDS encoding response regulator transcription factor, translating to MKKDVLIIEDDNDTGYLVAYVLKGAHYEVRRGASASDLEFELSAKLPDVILLDIMLPDGNGIDLCRKIKKSKLTSHIPVIIMSAHQSGNLEAARADGFINKTFRIMEVIASVKRVC from the coding sequence GTGAAAAAAGATGTTTTAATTATAGAGGACGATAATGATACAGGCTATCTGGTAGCGTATGTCCTGAAAGGTGCACACTACGAGGTCAGGAGGGGGGCTTCTGCCAGTGACCTGGAGTTTGAACTTTCTGCAAAGCTCCCTGATGTTATTCTGCTGGACATCATGCTTCCGGACGGCAATGGTATTGATCTGTGCAGGAAGATAAAAAAGAGCAAATTAACCAGCCATATACCGGTGATCATCATGTCGGCACACCAGTCCGGTAATTTGGAAGCGGCCCGGGCCGACGGGTTTATTAATAAGACGTTTCGTATCATGGAAGTTATCGCATCTGTTAAAAGGGTTTGTTAA
- a CDS encoding DUF1328 domain-containing protein — MLRWTITFLIIALIAAVLGFTGIASAFAGIAKIVFYIFIVLLLISFFMGRNSKAGE; from the coding sequence ATGCTACGCTGGACAATTACCTTCCTCATTATTGCGCTTATTGCAGCCGTTCTGGGTTTTACCGGAATTGCCAGCGCTTTTGCGGGTATTGCAAAAATCGTATTTTATATATTTATTGTTCTCCTGCTTATTTCCTTTTTTATGGGCCGCAACAGTAAAGCCGGGGAATAG
- a CDS encoding cytochrome-c peroxidase, with amino-acid sequence MHKKMWIVAILFTGLFIASFTPFYTDHGAQTKSRKRELSIQKKVFSQIVTFHDYVKDSFFSDIRNGNIDTQRVRQAFLRSRLLFKEFEWAAAYFDSELTERLNGPPVQEVENADLQDSSLVRAIDPMGLQVIEPLIYPKYDTAGKKELIREVAHLIKNTEYLMAYFADHQLADWRILDAAKLEVFRIITLGITGFDNALSLNSMEESAASLKSLRKVLSYYTGKNRQTPLLQELDTAIRYLHVHPDFATFDRAVFITRFANKISTGIAQLEQNIPGPKIRYNRMLKQEAKTLFDPDAFNVDAFSPGPEFHITAAKVALGEKLFYDAALSGTGTRSCASCHRPELAFTDGLAKPTEIHDPAKLLKRNVPTLLNAALQSNYFYDMRALTLEEQVWDVISNKAEMDGSMEAIIKYVSADKTYQSLFAKAFPEGIPANTFSANTYSPDSFSPSTYPSKSFPEKTENSIRADEVTNALAAYIRSLTRLNSRFDEYMQGNEQALSTQELKGFNLFMGKAKCATCHFIPLFNGATPPKYVASETEVLGVPRSLTDTTPDPDRGYYDIIGVDAYKYAFKVPTVRNIDKTAPYMHNGVYQTLDQVMEFYNNGGGAGLGLNLPNQTLPDEKLRLTEKEKKEIIAFIRSLESKH; translated from the coding sequence ATGCATAAGAAGATGTGGATAGTGGCCATTTTGTTTACGGGGCTATTTATTGCAAGCTTTACTCCCTTTTATACGGATCATGGAGCGCAAACGAAATCCCGTAAACGGGAACTAAGCATTCAGAAAAAGGTCTTCAGCCAGATCGTAACCTTTCATGACTATGTAAAGGACTCCTTTTTTTCAGATATCCGTAATGGAAATATAGACACACAAAGGGTCCGGCAGGCCTTTCTAAGATCCAGGTTGCTGTTTAAGGAATTTGAATGGGCTGCCGCATATTTTGATTCGGAGCTGACGGAGCGGTTAAATGGCCCTCCTGTTCAGGAAGTTGAGAATGCAGACTTACAGGACTCCTCCCTGGTCCGGGCCATTGACCCAATGGGCCTGCAGGTGATTGAGCCGCTGATCTACCCAAAATATGATACTGCCGGTAAAAAGGAACTGATCCGTGAAGTGGCCCACCTAATAAAAAATACGGAGTACCTGATGGCTTATTTTGCTGATCATCAGCTTGCCGACTGGCGGATCCTGGACGCTGCCAAATTGGAGGTTTTCAGGATCATTACGTTGGGTATTACCGGGTTCGACAATGCGCTTTCGCTGAACAGTATGGAGGAATCGGCTGCGTCTTTAAAAAGCCTGCGGAAGGTGCTCAGTTACTATACCGGTAAAAACCGGCAAACTCCCTTATTGCAGGAGCTGGATACAGCCATCAGGTACCTGCATGTACATCCGGACTTTGCCACCTTTGACAGAGCGGTATTTATTACCCGTTTTGCCAATAAGATCAGCACGGGTATAGCGCAATTGGAGCAAAATATACCCGGCCCAAAAATCAGGTACAACCGGATGCTGAAACAGGAAGCAAAGACCCTGTTTGATCCGGATGCATTCAATGTGGATGCATTTTCACCAGGCCCTGAATTTCATATTACAGCCGCTAAAGTGGCATTAGGGGAAAAACTTTTTTATGATGCAGCGCTATCCGGTACCGGTACAAGAAGCTGTGCCTCCTGCCACCGCCCCGAGTTAGCATTTACGGACGGGCTGGCTAAACCTACGGAGATCCATGATCCGGCAAAATTATTAAAGCGGAATGTGCCCACGTTGCTCAATGCGGCTTTACAGTCTAATTATTTTTACGATATGCGGGCGTTAACGCTGGAGGAGCAGGTGTGGGATGTGATCAGTAACAAAGCCGAGATGGATGGTTCGATGGAGGCAATCATAAAATATGTTTCGGCAGATAAAACGTATCAGTCCTTATTCGCCAAAGCGTTTCCGGAAGGTATTCCGGCAAATACTTTTTCTGCAAATACTTATTCACCGGATAGTTTTTCTCCGAGTACTTATCCGTCAAAGTCTTTTCCTGAAAAGACTGAAAATAGCATTCGTGCAGATGAAGTCACAAATGCCCTTGCTGCCTATATCCGCAGCCTGACCCGGCTCAACAGCCGGTTTGATGAATATATGCAGGGCAATGAGCAGGCCCTGTCAACACAGGAACTGAAAGGATTTAATCTGTTTATGGGAAAAGCAAAATGTGCCACCTGCCATTTTATACCTTTGTTTAACGGAGCCACTCCACCCAAGTATGTTGCAAGCGAAACGGAAGTATTAGGTGTTCCCAGGTCCCTGACAGACACCACGCCGGATCCGGATAGGGGCTATTATGATATTATTGGTGTTGATGCCTATAAATATGCCTTTAAGGTCCCTACTGTCCGGAATATTGATAAAACAGCCCCTTATATGCATAATGGCGTATATCAGACCCTGGATCAGGTTATGGAATTCTATAATAATGGAGGAGGCGCGGGCCTGGGGCTCAATCTTCCGAACCAGACACTTCCTGATGAAAAGCTTCGGCTCACTGAAAAAGAAAAAAAGGAGATTATTGCTTTTATCAGGAGTTTGGAAAGTAAACATTAA
- a CDS encoding DUF305 domain-containing protein → MKIVIKSLVTDPGVKAFGKMMGTDHSEPNNELNRIAAGLSSKSGAGLGRPCIKQMAGSHEKKVRLLKMPDSRYRIALPGHL, encoded by the coding sequence ATGAAAATTGTCATAAAGTCGCTGGTCACGGACCCAGGAGTAAAAGCGTTCGGTAAAATGATGGGAACAGACCATTCAGAGCCCAATAACGAATTGAACAGGATTGCAGCAGGTCTTTCTTCAAAGAGCGGAGCCGGTTTGGGCAGGCCCTGTATAAAACAAATGGCCGGAAGTCATGAAAAAAAGGTCCGGCTTTTGAAAATGCCCGACAGCAGGTACAGGATAGCGCTGCCGGGGCATTTGTAA
- a CDS encoding DUF6496 domain-containing protein, translating into MKKRRKVTSRKQAIAMEWPEARKAGAQKSKE; encoded by the coding sequence ATGAAAAAAAGAAGGAAAGTTACCAGCCGTAAACAGGCCATCGCAATGGAATGGCCCGAAGCCAGAAAAGCAGGTGCCCAAAAATCAAAAGAATGA
- a CDS encoding IS110 family RNA-guided transposase — protein sequence MSKVIEFEQQNPDAAAIDIGSKKIFVSTDGVTVKSYDTFTTGYRQCIEALLQQKIKRVCMEATGIYWIALHQMLEEAGMEVCLVNPKEVKQVKGRKTDVKDACWMQKMFSAGLVRQSYIPSGKLKELRMMIREREDLISMGSTYVNKMQKALELMNIKLTEVICQINGTSGIRMIEAILNGERNKEKLLSLCHVSIREKKAQQVINALEGHYNESWLFLLEQSLNLWKVHQQQLLLIDKHIEGLLCNLEHGKQFITSEHKAKPIRHHKPMITGLHQKLLNIYGADANCIPGITDYTLLKLLGEVGADMSRFPTAKHFVSWCGLCPGHNQSGLKSRKSKMNNHSNAGQTFREIAQALLNSKYVAIGAFIRKLKSRKNARIAIKAGARKIAEAFYNLLTKGTQYVEQGIAKYEQQLKQREQNYLQKLALKHGLKIIEIQ from the coding sequence ATGTCAAAGGTAATTGAGTTTGAGCAACAAAATCCAGATGCAGCAGCCATAGATATCGGCTCCAAAAAGATTTTCGTTTCCACTGACGGGGTTACGGTAAAAAGCTATGATACATTTACGACTGGCTATCGGCAATGCATTGAAGCGCTCCTGCAACAGAAAATAAAACGGGTTTGTATGGAAGCAACGGGTATTTACTGGATAGCCTTACACCAGATGCTGGAGGAAGCAGGCATGGAAGTCTGCCTTGTAAATCCTAAAGAAGTAAAACAGGTAAAGGGTAGAAAAACCGATGTAAAAGATGCGTGCTGGATGCAAAAAATGTTTAGTGCAGGCCTGGTACGGCAAAGCTATATACCCTCAGGAAAGTTAAAGGAGTTGCGCATGATGATCCGGGAGCGGGAAGATCTTATTAGTATGGGAAGTACCTATGTAAATAAGATGCAAAAAGCATTGGAGTTAATGAATATAAAACTCACAGAAGTGATTTGTCAGATAAATGGGACAAGCGGGATCCGGATGATCGAAGCCATCTTAAACGGAGAACGCAATAAAGAAAAGCTGCTGTCTCTGTGTCACGTAAGCATCCGTGAAAAGAAAGCACAGCAGGTAATCAATGCGCTGGAAGGCCATTATAATGAAAGCTGGTTGTTTCTATTAGAACAAAGCTTAAATCTTTGGAAGGTTCATCAGCAACAACTGTTGCTTATTGATAAACATATCGAAGGCTTGTTGTGTAATCTTGAGCATGGCAAACAGTTCATTACAAGTGAACACAAAGCCAAGCCAATACGGCATCACAAGCCCATGATAACCGGCCTGCATCAGAAATTACTAAATATTTATGGTGCAGATGCCAATTGTATTCCTGGTATCACCGATTATACACTGCTGAAATTGTTGGGAGAAGTGGGAGCAGACATGAGCCGATTCCCAACGGCAAAACATTTTGTAAGTTGGTGTGGCCTTTGTCCGGGCCATAACCAAAGTGGTTTAAAAAGCAGAAAATCGAAAATGAACAATCATTCTAATGCCGGTCAGACCTTCCGGGAAATAGCCCAGGCATTACTCAATAGTAAGTATGTGGCAATAGGAGCTTTTATCAGAAAACTTAAGAGCAGAAAGAATGCACGAATAGCGATCAAAGCAGGTGCCAGAAAAATAGCGGAAGCCTTTTATAACCTGCTAACAAAGGGAACGCAATACGTGGAACAGGGTATTGCAAAATATGAACAGCAATTAAAACAGCGTGAACAAAACTATTTACAAAAACTGGCTTTAAAACACGGATTAAAGATCATTGAAATACAATGA
- a CDS encoding type 1 glutamine amidotransferase domain-containing protein, with protein sequence MKRILMVVTSHAKMENTKSTTGVWLGEFTDPYYEFTDAGWEVRLCSPAGGRPPVDPLSTLTGNITASNRRFSDDPEARLAFENTYMLDEIDPTQYDAVFYPGGHGPLWDLASNELSGRLILSYLKAGKPVAAVCHGPAALIMAAELQPGLLKGKKIAAFTNEEEVLTFRVNHIPYKLENRLRELGADFSSAALPFAGHVVMDGLLITGQNPLSAAPAARRLINLMSDRAAYVQHQV encoded by the coding sequence ATGAAGCGGATACTAATGGTAGTAACCTCTCATGCCAAAATGGAAAATACAAAAAGCACCACCGGCGTTTGGCTGGGGGAATTTACTGACCCGTATTACGAATTTACCGATGCGGGGTGGGAGGTAAGGCTGTGCAGCCCGGCAGGCGGACGCCCGCCGGTTGACCCGCTCAGTACACTGACCGGAAATATTACAGCGTCTAACCGGCGCTTCAGTGATGATCCGGAGGCAAGGCTTGCCTTTGAAAATACTTATATGCTCGATGAAATTGACCCTACACAATATGACGCCGTTTTTTATCCGGGCGGCCATGGCCCGCTGTGGGACCTGGCATCTAATGAACTCAGCGGGCGTTTGATTTTATCTTACCTGAAAGCAGGTAAACCTGTGGCCGCTGTTTGTCATGGCCCTGCGGCTTTGATTATGGCTGCGGAATTACAACCCGGACTGTTAAAAGGAAAAAAAATCGCAGCTTTTACCAATGAAGAGGAGGTGCTGACATTCCGGGTAAATCACATACCTTATAAATTGGAAAACAGGCTTAGAGAGCTGGGTGCTGATTTTAGCAGTGCTGCTTTGCCGTTTGCCGGTCATGTGGTGATGGATGGGTTATTGATCACCGGCCAGAACCCGCTTTCAGCAGCGCCCGCTGCCCGCCGGCTCATCAACCTGATGAGCGACCGGGCTGCATATGTGCAGCATCAGGTATAA
- a CDS encoding NRAMP family divalent metal transporter: MQQKKKDQEKKSRFRHFIKILGPGLVTGAGDDDPSGIATYSQAGTLFGFQTLWTALITFPLMASVQAMCAKIGIVTSAGLTTTLKKHYPKFILYMMLIFSVPATVLNIGSDIAGMGAVSHLLFPFIPSFVFCILFTALLLFAIVKFSYQRIANILKWLCLSMLLYIIVPFLLKPDWMDVIKHTFVPAIRFDKDFLEIFVAILGTTISPYLFFWQATMEAEDKKKTASKIFVNKQVISDMKQDVRTGMFASNLVMFFIILTTGMVLHGHIKQIDTVEQAAKALEPLAGSMSYIIFAVGVIGTGFLAIPILSGSLSYIVAETFGWKQGLDKKFYQAPGFYLVVIFSLLVGLAIDLTGISPLKMLVYTAVLYGITAPVMIAVIVHICNNRKIMKAYTNGTFSNVMGILTFIIMTLAIIALLYFQLSS; encoded by the coding sequence ATGCAGCAGAAAAAAAAGGATCAGGAAAAAAAATCGCGTTTCAGGCATTTTATTAAAATTTTAGGCCCGGGCCTTGTAACCGGCGCCGGAGACGATGACCCGTCAGGAATTGCAACCTATTCCCAGGCTGGTACGCTTTTCGGGTTTCAAACGCTTTGGACAGCGTTAATCACGTTCCCGCTCATGGCATCAGTACAGGCAATGTGCGCAAAAATCGGGATCGTTACCTCTGCCGGGCTAACCACCACCCTGAAGAAGCATTACCCAAAATTTATTCTGTACATGATGCTCATATTCAGTGTGCCGGCTACGGTATTGAATATTGGTTCCGATATTGCAGGCATGGGCGCAGTAAGCCATTTATTGTTTCCTTTTATCCCTTCCTTTGTATTCTGTATTCTGTTTACGGCTTTATTATTATTCGCCATTGTAAAATTTTCGTATCAAAGAATAGCAAATATCCTGAAATGGCTCTGCCTGAGTATGCTGCTGTATATTATTGTTCCTTTCCTGCTAAAACCTGACTGGATGGACGTAATAAAACACACTTTTGTACCGGCCATCCGGTTTGATAAAGACTTCCTGGAAATATTTGTTGCCATTCTGGGCACCACGATCTCACCCTATTTATTTTTCTGGCAGGCCACTATGGAGGCAGAAGACAAGAAAAAAACGGCATCAAAAATCTTCGTTAACAAACAGGTAATCAGCGATATGAAGCAGGACGTAAGAACCGGTATGTTTGCCTCCAACCTGGTCATGTTCTTTATTATACTTACAACGGGCATGGTGCTGCACGGTCATATTAAACAAATTGATACAGTAGAACAGGCTGCCAAAGCCCTGGAGCCACTGGCAGGGAGCATGTCCTATATCATATTTGCGGTTGGCGTTATCGGCACCGGTTTCCTTGCAATACCCATACTCTCCGGCTCCCTGTCTTATATTGTGGCAGAAACCTTTGGTTGGAAGCAAGGGCTGGATAAAAAGTTTTATCAGGCCCCGGGGTTTTACCTGGTGGTGATTTTTTCACTCCTTGTTGGCCTGGCCATTGACCTGACAGGAATAAGCCCCTTAAAAATGCTGGTATATACTGCCGTGCTATACGGGATCACAGCGCCGGTTATGATTGCAGTGATTGTGCATATCTGCAACAACAGGAAGATTATGAAAGCATATACCAACGGCACGTTCTCTAATGTGATGGGTATTCTTACATTCATTATAATGACCCTGGCAATCATTGCGCTGCTTTATTTTCAACTGAGCTCTTAA
- a CDS encoding sensor histidine kinase encodes MHIQNSVLLAEEKQALLAAIVSSSQDAIISKTLKGIVTSWNPAAERLFGYQEYEALGKHISLIIPEDHIHEEDFILQQISKGLRIEHFETIRITKDGKRIPISLTVSPVLNQRGEITGASKIARDISGDIAAKQEKEQLYEEIKMLNKKKDEFIALATHELKTPITSLRGFLELLQLNVARNSTTAGLLERCARQVNKLNILLNDLLDVSRLQLGKLQLRYEYFDIVAMAGEVLSGFHHFNKHTFSFKSQKLVIVYADRIRLEQVLTNLLGNAVKYAPKGGKVQVKIWESGSNVYVSVSDEGIGIDREHLAGIFDRFYRAVNSRSNISGLGIGLYISREIVVRHGGTIEVESQKGIGSVFTFSIPQKRR; translated from the coding sequence ATGCATATTCAAAATTCTGTTTTATTGGCTGAAGAAAAGCAGGCCCTCCTGGCGGCGATTGTATCCTCGTCTCAGGACGCCATCATAAGCAAAACGCTGAAAGGCATTGTTACCAGCTGGAATCCTGCTGCTGAACGCCTGTTCGGCTATCAGGAATATGAAGCGCTGGGAAAGCATATCTCACTGATTATACCGGAAGACCACATACATGAAGAAGATTTTATTCTGCAGCAAATATCCAAAGGGTTGCGTATAGAGCATTTTGAAACAATACGGATAACAAAGGATGGTAAGCGCATCCCCATCTCGTTAACTGTATCGCCGGTACTTAACCAGCGCGGGGAAATTACCGGGGCGTCTAAAATTGCGCGCGATATCTCCGGGGATATTGCTGCCAAACAGGAAAAAGAGCAGCTTTATGAGGAGATTAAAATGCTCAATAAAAAGAAAGATGAATTTATTGCATTGGCCACTCATGAGTTAAAAACGCCTATAACCTCTTTGCGCGGATTTTTGGAACTGTTGCAGCTAAACGTTGCCCGGAACAGTACCACCGCAGGTTTGCTTGAAAGATGTGCACGGCAGGTAAATAAATTAAACATATTGCTGAATGATCTGTTAGATGTTTCCCGGCTCCAGCTCGGGAAATTGCAGCTTCGGTATGAATATTTTGATATTGTTGCAATGGCAGGGGAAGTGCTTTCCGGCTTCCATCATTTTAACAAACATACATTCAGCTTTAAGAGCCAAAAGCTGGTAATTGTTTATGCGGACCGGATCCGACTGGAACAGGTGCTTACCAACCTACTTGGTAATGCAGTAAAATATGCCCCGAAGGGAGGGAAAGTTCAGGTAAAAATATGGGAATCGGGCAGTAATGTTTATGTATCAGTCAGCGACGAAGGAATTGGTATTGACCGTGAGCATTTGGCTGGGATTTTTGACCGGTTTTACCGCGCTGTTAATTCCCGTTCCAATATTTCCGGGTTAGGTATCGGCTTATACATCAGCAGAGAAATCGTGGTGCGGCATGGGGGAACTATAGAAGTAGAAAGTCAAAAAGGCATTGGATCTGTTTTTACTTTTTCGATTCCTCAAAAACGCCGTTAA